A portion of the Oscillospiraceae bacterium genome contains these proteins:
- a CDS encoding AAA family ATPase has protein sequence MPLNRIALRHFTVFDQLDIELSDGINVFVGANGKGKTHVMKVLYSACQAADPKVSFDQKIVRCFLPDDHRIARLVSRKPGNTDASIRVTGSGVCSEGTKTISAKFSTKTKKWDAAVTGEDGWEKLFQDMTSTFIPAKEILSNAYNLNAAVEKNNISFDDTYLDIVNSAKIDISMGKNPATRRRILYQIEDIIDGRVFFDRTKDEFYLTHGKSKLEFNLVAEGIRKIALIWQLVKNGTLEKGSILFWDEPEANINPIHLSVIAEILLTLQRNGVQVFISTHDYVLAKYIEIRKKEEDQVAFFSFYSEEDTVRCERNEKFSQLKNNPIMSAFNDLMDEIYENQVNGND, from the coding sequence ATGCCATTGAATCGAATTGCATTAAGACACTTTACCGTCTTTGATCAGCTCGATATAGAGCTGTCAGATGGCATCAACGTATTTGTGGGCGCAAACGGAAAAGGCAAAACACATGTTATGAAGGTTTTGTACAGTGCCTGTCAGGCGGCAGACCCAAAGGTATCGTTTGACCAGAAAATCGTTCGCTGCTTTTTACCGGATGATCATCGGATTGCGCGTCTTGTCAGTAGAAAACCCGGAAATACCGACGCATCGATCCGTGTGACCGGTAGTGGAGTGTGCAGCGAAGGAACGAAGACTATCTCGGCAAAATTCAGCACAAAAACAAAAAAATGGGATGCAGCAGTGACTGGAGAAGATGGCTGGGAAAAACTATTTCAGGATATGACAAGTACTTTTATCCCGGCCAAAGAAATCCTTTCCAATGCTTATAACCTGAATGCCGCGGTTGAAAAAAACAATATTTCTTTTGATGACACCTATCTTGATATTGTGAACTCGGCAAAGATCGATATATCTATGGGCAAGAATCCTGCGACAAGACGCCGGATTCTGTATCAGATTGAGGACATTATTGACGGAAGAGTCTTTTTTGACCGGACAAAAGATGAATTTTATCTTACACATGGAAAATCCAAGCTGGAATTCAACCTTGTAGCAGAGGGTATCCGAAAAATTGCATTGATCTGGCAGCTGGTGAAAAATGGAACGCTGGAAAAGGGATCGATCCTGTTTTGGGATGAACCGGAAGCCAACATCAACCCGATTCATCTTTCTGTCATAGCGGAAATTCTTCTGACGCTGCAGCGCAATGGGGTACAGGTGTTTATCTCCACACATGACTATGTGCTGGCAAAGTATATTGAAATCCGAAAAAAAGAAGAGGACCAGGTTGCATTTTTTTCGTTTTACAGTGAAGAGGATACTGTTCGTTGCGAGAGAAATGAGAAATTCAGTCAGCTGAAAAACAATCCGATTATGTCTGCGTTCAACGATTTGATGGATGAGATCTACGAGAATCAGGTGAACGGCAATGACTGA
- the pglX gene encoding BREX-1 system adenine-specific DNA-methyltransferase PglX, with protein MDKNAIKKYAVWARKELISRVAQKAQQYGITETEMVDAGADSVNGKVLSAEEMQQRRALIAQINEKGYQQVMEEVAYTWFNRFSALRFMEVNGYLPSHVRVFTDENNAFKPQILAEALHLELDKLDKDKVYALKEIEQTEELYKYLLIVQCNALNSILPGMFQTIADYTELLLPDNLLREGSVIEQMISQIPEDNWQDAVQIIGWLYQYYNSEKKDEVFAALKKNVKISKDSIPAATQLFTPDWIVRYMVENSLGRLWVEGHPDTKTQLLPTPEEQAAYTAGNRDPEDTKWHYYLEEAQQEPQVQAQLSEISKQYADLTPEQIKVIDPCCGSGHILAYLFDVLMQIYENYGYTSRDAVTSILQNNLYGLDIDDRAAQLAYFAVMMKARRYDRRFFSHTTQPHVYAIEESNRIEKPDVEYFCNGKLELKDAMHTILTQLYDAKEYGSILTITPQDWDALYARFDEVTDESSFHRESIRKKLLPLVRVAQMLAQKYDVVVTNPPYMGSSGMGVKLAEYVKKNYPDSKSDLFAVCIEHGNQMVKPNGMNCMVTMQSWMFLSSFEKMRMNLLQTKTITNLMHMENMVMGIAFGTAVTVFRNGHINRYKGTYNHVKYEDIQNDIPKEFPIAENRFAQVSTDNFAKIPGSPVAYWVSQKVIDDFSNGKELKSFIVAKHGMTTGNVEFCLRQWYECDFEKIGFNFESEKQFLRSGKTWAPHHKGGAYRKWYGNNDYVVGYNTYFNEKMDSFPGHRHDNPDFYFKEGITWTDLTSGTLGARYSPTGFIFDVSGPTAFVKTGNLYRLLGFMCSKIAAYFMDIFNSTMHFLVGQMNQLPVIEQTEDNEKIEFIVKNNVTLSKADWDSFETSWDFTRHPLIKAITKYPNMMDIGNIYLAECYDIWAGECKERFEKLKANEEELNRIFIDIYGLQDELTPEVEDKDVTVRKADLGRDVRSFISYAVGCMFGRYSPTYDGLAYAGGTWDDGKYNIYKPDADGIIPICDDEYFEDDMMGRFVEFVRVVYGDSSLEDNLRFIANALGGKGQPKEVIRNYFLNDFYADHCKIYQKRPIYWLFDSGKKNGFKCLIYLHRYQPDTIARIRTDYVHEQQARYRTAIEGLEKQVAAATSTSERVKLTKQLNKVQAQDVELHQYEEKVHALADQMIKIDLDDGVKHNYEIFKDVLAKIK; from the coding sequence ATGGATAAAAATGCCATCAAGAAATATGCGGTCTGGGCGCGGAAAGAACTGATCTCCCGCGTGGCGCAGAAAGCCCAGCAGTACGGCATTACGGAAACGGAAATGGTGGACGCCGGTGCTGATAGCGTCAACGGCAAAGTGTTGTCTGCAGAAGAGATGCAGCAACGCAGGGCACTGATCGCACAGATCAATGAAAAGGGCTACCAGCAGGTTATGGAAGAGGTGGCGTATACATGGTTCAACCGCTTCTCGGCACTGCGGTTCATGGAGGTCAACGGCTATCTGCCCAGCCATGTGCGTGTGTTTACGGATGAAAACAATGCGTTCAAGCCCCAGATTCTGGCTGAAGCCCTGCATCTGGAATTGGATAAGCTGGATAAGGACAAAGTCTACGCCCTGAAAGAGATCGAGCAGACCGAAGAACTGTACAAATACCTGCTCATCGTGCAATGCAACGCGCTGAACAGCATTCTGCCCGGAATGTTCCAGACCATTGCGGACTACACTGAACTGCTTCTGCCGGACAACCTGCTCCGGGAGGGCAGCGTCATTGAGCAGATGATCTCCCAGATCCCGGAGGACAACTGGCAGGATGCCGTCCAGATCATTGGATGGCTGTATCAATACTACAACAGCGAGAAAAAGGACGAGGTGTTTGCTGCCCTCAAGAAAAACGTCAAGATCAGCAAGGACAGCATCCCGGCGGCGACCCAGCTTTTTACCCCGGACTGGATCGTGCGGTACATGGTGGAGAACAGCCTTGGCCGCTTGTGGGTGGAGGGTCACCCGGACACCAAAACACAGCTGCTGCCCACACCGGAGGAGCAAGCAGCTTATACTGCCGGGAACCGTGACCCGGAGGACACCAAGTGGCACTATTATCTGGAGGAAGCCCAGCAGGAGCCGCAGGTACAGGCCCAACTGTCCGAGATCAGCAAACAGTATGCCGACCTGACCCCGGAACAGATCAAGGTCATCGACCCCTGCTGCGGCAGCGGCCATATTCTGGCGTATCTGTTCGATGTACTGATGCAGATCTACGAGAACTACGGCTACACGTCCCGCGATGCCGTGACCAGCATTTTGCAGAACAACCTCTATGGTCTGGATATTGACGACCGCGCCGCCCAGCTGGCCTATTTTGCGGTGATGATGAAGGCCCGCCGGTACGACCGCCGCTTTTTCAGCCACACCACCCAGCCTCATGTGTATGCCATTGAGGAAAGCAACCGCATCGAAAAGCCGGATGTGGAGTATTTCTGCAACGGCAAGCTGGAACTGAAAGATGCTATGCACACTATCCTCACCCAGTTGTATGATGCCAAGGAGTACGGCTCCATCCTCACCATCACCCCGCAGGACTGGGATGCCCTCTATGCCCGATTTGACGAGGTGACAGACGAGTCCTCGTTCCATCGAGAGAGTATTCGCAAAAAATTACTCCCATTGGTGCGGGTGGCACAGATGTTGGCGCAGAAATATGATGTGGTCGTCACCAATCCGCCCTATATGGGCAGCTCTGGCATGGGCGTAAAGCTGGCAGAGTATGTCAAAAAGAATTACCCAGATAGTAAGAGCGATTTGTTTGCCGTTTGCATTGAACATGGAAACCAAATGGTCAAACCCAACGGTATGAACTGCATGGTTACTATGCAAAGCTGGATGTTCCTTTCCAGCTTTGAAAAAATGCGTATGAATCTCCTGCAAACCAAAACAATTACCAACTTGATGCACATGGAAAACATGGTTATGGGTATCGCATTTGGTACGGCTGTCACCGTATTCCGTAATGGACATATCAACAGATATAAGGGAACATATAATCATGTCAAGTATGAAGATATCCAGAATGATATTCCGAAAGAGTTCCCGATTGCAGAAAACCGATTTGCGCAGGTAAGCACTGATAACTTTGCAAAAATTCCGGGAAGTCCGGTGGCGTATTGGGTGAGTCAAAAAGTAATTGATGACTTTTCAAATGGAAAAGAATTAAAGAGCTTTATTGTTGCAAAACATGGGATGACAACTGGAAATGTTGAATTCTGCTTGAGGCAATGGTATGAGTGCGATTTTGAGAAGATTGGCTTCAATTTTGAATCGGAAAAACAATTCTTAAGGAGTGGAAAAACTTGGGCGCCACACCACAAGGGTGGTGCATACAGAAAGTGGTACGGAAATAACGATTATGTTGTAGGGTATAATACATATTTTAATGAGAAAATGGATTCATTTCCGGGTCATAGACATGATAATCCTGATTTCTATTTCAAAGAAGGAATTACTTGGACTGATTTAACATCGGGAACTTTGGGAGCAAGATATTCACCAACAGGATTTATTTTTGATGTTTCTGGCCCAACAGCGTTTGTTAAAACTGGAAATCTGTATAGGTTGTTAGGATTTATGTGTTCTAAAATAGCTGCGTATTTTATGGACATCTTTAATTCCACTATGCACTTTTTAGTTGGACAAATGAATCAACTGCCTGTTATTGAACAGACGGAGGATAACGAAAAAATAGAATTTATCGTGAAAAATAATGTTACGCTTTCAAAAGCGGACTGGGATTCCTTTGAAACCTCTTGGGACTTTACCCGCCACCCCCTTATCAAGGCCATTACCAAATACCCCAACATGATGGATATTGGCAACATTTACCTTGCTGAGTGCTATGACATCTGGGCTGGTGAATGCAAAGAACGCTTTGAGAAGTTGAAAGCCAACGAGGAAGAACTGAACCGTATTTTTATTGACATTTACGGCTTGCAGGATGAATTGACCCCGGAAGTGGAAGACAAGGATGTGACCGTGCGCAAAGCGGACCTTGGCCGGGATGTGCGCTCCTTTATCTCCTACGCTGTGGGCTGTATGTTTGGCCGCTACTCTCCCACCTATGATGGTCTTGCGTATGCAGGCGGTACATGGGATGATGGCAAATACAATATCTATAAGCCGGATGCAGACGGTATTATTCCCATCTGTGACGACGAATACTTTGAAGATGACATGATGGGCCGTTTTGTGGAGTTTGTGCGGGTGGTATACGGTGACAGCTCGCTGGAGGATAATCTGCGCTTTATTGCAAACGCACTGGGCGGCAAAGGACAGCCGAAGGAGGTCATCCGCAACTACTTCCTGAACGATTTCTACGCCGATCACTGCAAGATTTACCAGAAGCGCCCCATCTACTGGCTGTTTGACAGCGGTAAGAAGAACGGCTTTAAGTGCCTGATCTACCTGCACCGCTACCAGCCGGATACCATTGCGCGCATCCGTACCGATTATGTCCACGAGCAGCAGGCGCGCTACCGTACTGCCATCGAAGGTTTGGAAAAACAGGTGGCCGCTGCCACCAGCACCAGCGAGCGTGTCAAGCTGACTAAGCAACTGAACAAAGTGCAGGCGCAGGACGTCGAGCTGCATCAGTATGAGGAAAAAGTTCATGCGCTAGCGGATCAGATGATTAAGATTGATCTGGACGATGGTGTGAAGCATAACTATGAGATCTTTAAGGACGTGCTGGCGAAGATTAAGTAA